The DNA segment TGGGGCCGCCCCGTGCTTGTAAAGGAAATTTATGATGAAACTCACATCGAGAATATTAACCATCCCGTTCCCGTTGGCGTCACCGCAGATAAATATGCAGGCATCACCGACCCCGTCATGATCGCTGTCAAGTTGATCGGGATTATAGACGGTCGGGCAGTTATCCACGCCGTCCGGCACACCATCGTTGTCGTCATCGGGATCACAGGCGTTTCCCAACCCGTCGGTATCGCTATCAATCTGCTCGGGATTATAAACCGTCGGGCAATTATCGCAAAGATCCCCGACACCATCGGCATCGGTATCGCTTTGGTCCGGATTGACAATTGTCAGGCAATTGTCGCAGGCATCGCCGATTCCGTCCAAATCGGTGTCGGTCTGTTCGACATTGGATATGAGAACGCAATTGTCACAACTATTGAGAATCCCGTCACCGTCATCATCACCCTGACCCAACTCCACATAGTCAAGTTGAGTATTGGATGAAACCACCTGTTCCCATACGGCGTTGGCCCCGCCGTTGGCGATATCGGCATTGCGGAACTCGCCTAGAACCTGATCGGACATTATTACCGGATCGGTCCAGGTACTCCCCCCGTCGCAGGTGAAGGTAGCATAGGCCAATTCATTGCGATCAAAAGTGATGACAAAATTGCGATCGCTGATATGAGCGATTCGGGGATAATCCCCGAGCGAGTCGGTTCCGGCTACGAGCACCGCCTCGGAGAGATGAGTGATATCACCGTCAGATGTGTGCCAGCAGACTATTTTGCCTTCCACCGGATTCATTGGGTCACTATTGATCACGGTCGCCGCTATCAGCACATCTCCATCATAGGCGGCCACGGCCGGGAATCTTATATCCAAATAGGGATCGGCATAATGTTTCCCTACTGCCGCGCCCGGAAGTTCCCACTGTCCGAAACGATCCTGACGAACAAATAGTTGCCATTGATATACCGAAGTGTCAAAACGGTCATATACGGCGTAGCTCTTTTTTGTGACATGATCAATTGCCGCCGACGTGCTGAAACATCCTCCCAGCGAATCATACCAGTCGATCAAAGTATATCCCAGATTGTCGATCTGATAGAAAATTACTGGCACATCAATCAGATTCGTGTCCGCAATGGTCCGGCTCATTACCAGCGATTGGAATCCCCAGTTCCAGGATTCCATGCCGCTGTCGCAGGCGATATCGCTCATTTTCATATCGTGCCACCCGGTAATACTCCAATCCACCCATTGTCCCGACCAGGTGCTGAGCGATTCCGGTTTGGGGAACTGCATAAGAATGATCCCGCCGCCGCTGAAAAATGACGGTGGCGACACCATGCCGGCGTAAAATTCCTTGCCGCTTTTCCAATAATCAAGCGACGGGTAAGTTACTCCCTGGATATCCCAGGCGCAGGCGGTGTTCCAGGTGGACCCATTATCTGTTGAAATGTTCCACCAAATATACCCGTCGGTCGGACTGCCTTCGTAATACTCGTACCCTTTAAAAATCATTCCCCGGTTGTTTTTGCCGAGGGCCGGATGCAGCATTTCTGTGACGGCCATCGCCGATTGGTTCACGGCCGGTTTGAGATTCAACGGCGTTTCCCCCGGCCGGCTCCGCGGAAGAGGAAGCTGTTGGAACGGCCTCATCTGGCTCCGATGGTGTTCCGAATATGTCTGAGTTATGGTTGCTGAATATTGCGGGACAGCGGCAAGTACAATCTGCGGGATTGCAATCAGTACCAGAAATGCCGTCACCGAACTTATTGATCTGACAAATTTAAGCGGAAACATGGCCACCCTCCTATTGATAACAGATACCTATTACCCAGAAATGAAGACAATTTAATATAAATTAAATTATAATCTCAGCAAGTAAAATAAGTCCGGGGATTATCCTGACTGGATTCCGAAATGCTCGCCATAGAATAGAAAAAGGGGCGGCACTTTGACCGTCCCTTAATTTCTGCAATTCGCCTGAAACTATGCCGATTAGTTAATCACATGTAAGATACATCAAGGATATTGAGGACGCCATTGGCATTGACATCCCCTTGTGATTGGCATATAAGCGCCGGCCCCGACTTATAAAGAAAATTTATGATATAACTTACATCGAGAATATTGAAAGCCCCGTTGTTATTGGCGTCGCCCGGCTTTATACAGCAGCTTCCCGACCCAAAGGATTGCCAGAATCCCTGATTAACCATATTCATCCCGCCTGTGGCGGCCCCGGCGGCCGGAGCCATTGGGCTATTTGGGCAATGATGCCCGGCCGTCTTCAACCTTTTTCGACGCGATGCTGCTCGAAATATCCGTTTATAAGAGACTCGAGCGCCCTTTCCAATCTCTTCCAACCGAAATTGGAATGCAGATCAATACCCAAATATTCTTCCGCGGTCTTGGAATGAAGAACCAAAAAAGTGATTCCGGCGTGCAACAGCGCCGCGGCGGCCCCCAGATCGAGTTCATGATATTTGCCTTGCTCGATCGGAAGCGCTCCCAGCATCTCCGTCCGTTGTTTCTCCCGAATTCTGGAAAGACGATCCGTCAATTCATTATTATGAATCAGTTCCCAACGGACAATCTCCTGGGTCAATTTCCGT comes from the Candidatus Zixiibacteriota bacterium genome and includes:
- a CDS encoding exported hypothetical protein (Evidence 5 : Unknown function), translating into MFPLKFVRSISSVTAFLVLIAIPQIVLAAVPQYSATITQTYSEHHRSQMRPFQQLPLPRSRPGETPLNLKPAVNQSAMAVTEMLHPALGKNNRGMIFKGYEYYEGSPTDGYIWWNISTDNGSTWNTACAWDIQGVTYPSLDYWKSGKEFYAGMVSPPSFFSGGGIILMQFPKPESLSTWSGQWVDWSITGWHDMKMSDIACDSGMESWNWGFQSLVMSRTIADTNLIDVPVIFYQIDNLGYTLIDWYDSLGGCFSTSAAIDHVTKKSYAVYDRFDTSVYQWQLFVRQDRFGQWELPGAAVGKHYADPYLDIRFPAVAAYDGDVLIAATVINSDPMNPVEGKIVCWHTSDGDITHLSEAVLVAGTDSLGDYPRIAHISDRNFVITFDRNELAYATFTCDGGSTWTDPVIMSDQVLGEFRNADIANGGANAVWEQVVSSNTQLDYVELGQGDDDGDGILNSCDNCVLISNVEQTDTDLDGIGDACDNCLTIVNPDQSDTDADGVGDLCDNCPTVYNPEQIDSDTDGLGNACDPDDDNDGVPDGVDNCPTVYNPDQLDSDHDGVGDACIFICGDANGNGMVNILDVSFIINFLYKHGAAPNPIQTADVNHTGSINILDVAYLINFLYKSGPALNCL
- a CDS encoding conserved hypothetical protein (Evidence 4 : Unknown function but conserved in other organisms), encoding MAPAAGAATGGMNMVNQGFWQSFGSGSCCIKPGDANNNGAFNILDVSYIINFLYKSGPALICQSQGDVNANGVLNILDVSYM
- a CDS encoding Transcriptional regulator, TetR family, with amino-acid sequence MERDKERTRKKIIEAAGRLLAQKGFRQLGINSVAREAKVSKVLIYRYFGGLPELLQAIAEDGNYWPTATDLVGAEINLRRVPNPEQISITILLNYLKEMRRRKLTQEIVRWELIHNNELTDRLSRIREKQRTEMLGALPIEQGKYHELDLGAAAALLHAGITFLVLHSKTAEEYLGIDLHSNFGWKRLERALESLINGYFEQHRVEKG